One Halocalculus aciditolerans DNA segment encodes these proteins:
- a CDS encoding ABC transporter ATP-binding protein encodes MAELTLDSVTKVFDDGGDDIVAVDGIDIDIDDGEFLVLVGPSGCGKSTTLRMIAGLETVTDGSVSLGDRVVNDVKPRDRDIAMVFQSYALYPHMSVRENMAFGLEQSTEMSKEERNEVVEDTCELLGIGNLIDRKPGELSGGQQQRVALGRAIVREPAVFLMDEPLSNLDAKLRSSMRTELQRLQEDLDTTTVYVTHDQTEAMTMGDRIAILNDGELQQVATPLEAYHRPANRFVAGFIGDPSMNFFDATLDGDTLDAGDFEYTLSEDTLADLGGATDITMGVRPEDIELVDAADGHHDFPVTVDVVEPMGNENNVYLDLADTSFVGVVSGQRIVHQGSDAAARIPEDAIHLFDRKTGEALHNRVLDDETADGLARY; translated from the coding sequence ATGGCAGAACTCACACTCGATTCGGTCACGAAGGTGTTCGACGACGGCGGCGACGACATCGTCGCCGTCGACGGTATCGATATCGACATCGACGACGGCGAGTTCCTCGTCCTCGTCGGCCCGTCCGGCTGCGGGAAGTCGACGACGCTCCGCATGATCGCCGGCCTCGAAACCGTCACGGACGGTTCCGTCTCGCTCGGCGACCGCGTCGTGAACGACGTGAAGCCCCGCGACCGCGACATCGCGATGGTGTTCCAGTCGTACGCCCTCTACCCCCACATGTCGGTGCGGGAGAACATGGCGTTCGGCTTAGAGCAGTCGACGGAGATGTCGAAGGAAGAGCGCAACGAGGTCGTCGAGGACACCTGCGAGCTCCTCGGTATCGGCAACCTCATCGACCGGAAGCCCGGCGAGCTCTCCGGCGGCCAACAGCAGCGCGTCGCCCTCGGCCGCGCTATCGTCCGCGAACCCGCGGTCTTCCTGATGGACGAGCCGCTGAGCAATCTCGACGCGAAGCTCCGGTCGTCGATGCGGACGGAGCTCCAGCGCCTCCAGGAAGACCTCGACACGACGACGGTCTACGTCACGCACGACCAGACGGAAGCGATGACGATGGGCGACCGCATCGCCATTCTTAACGACGGCGAACTCCAGCAGGTCGCCACGCCCCTCGAAGCCTACCACCGGCCGGCGAACCGGTTCGTCGCCGGGTTCATCGGCGACCCGTCGATGAACTTCTTCGACGCGACGCTCGACGGCGACACCCTCGACGCCGGCGACTTCGAATACACGCTCTCCGAGGACACGCTCGCGGACCTCGGCGGCGCGACGGACATCACGATGGGCGTCCGCCCGGAGGACATCGAACTCGTCGACGCCGCCGACGGCCACCACGACTTCCCCGTCACCGTCGACGTCGTCGAGCCGATGGGGAACGAGAACAACGTCTACCTCGACCTGGCCGACACGTCCTTCGTCGGGGTCGTCTCCGGCCAGCGCATCGTCCACCAGGGCAGCGACGCCGCCGCCCGCATCCCCGAAGACGCCATCCACCTCTTCGACCGGAAGACCGGCGAAGCCCTCCACAACCGCGTGCTCGACGACGAGACCGCCGACGGCCTCGCCCGCTACTGA
- a CDS encoding AGE family epimerase/isomerase: MSKSDGLAAHVPELRQVLEENVLDFWLPRCLDEEHGGYRLSFDREGAFAGNDDKMIVTQSRMLWFFARLTSSDAVDGDYLEEAELGYDFLTTQMWDDEHGGFYWEVGRDGTVQKENKHLYGQSFALYGLSEYYRATGDEDARALAVDLFETVDDAAKDHAHGGYDEYFTPDWTQITEGQTYLENIEPDWSPKESGESVLDPSLKLMNTHLHLMEAFTTFYEVTGHETARERLHELLDLLTNTVVRKRLTACTDKYEPDWTPKLDDEDFRVVSYGHDLENVWLTMEAADALGVSKHVFADLYERLFDFSLENGYDDEHGGFYFFGPLDGPASFRVKAWWVQAECMTSALRMHEFTGDDRYRDAFEETWGFIREYHVDEEYGEWHSGVTEALEPVGRKGAMYKGAYHNGRALLECIEHLENDD; this comes from the coding sequence ATGAGTAAGAGCGATGGGCTCGCGGCCCACGTGCCCGAACTCCGGCAGGTCTTAGAGGAGAACGTTCTCGACTTCTGGCTGCCGCGGTGTCTCGACGAGGAGCACGGCGGCTACCGCCTGAGCTTCGACCGGGAGGGCGCGTTCGCGGGGAACGACGACAAGATGATCGTCACGCAGTCGCGGATGCTGTGGTTCTTCGCGCGCCTCACGAGCTCCGACGCCGTCGACGGCGACTACCTCGAGGAGGCGGAGCTCGGCTACGACTTCCTCACGACGCAGATGTGGGACGACGAGCACGGCGGCTTCTACTGGGAGGTCGGCCGCGACGGGACGGTCCAGAAGGAGAACAAACACCTCTACGGCCAGTCGTTCGCGCTCTACGGGCTCTCCGAGTACTACCGCGCGACCGGCGACGAGGACGCCCGCGCGCTCGCCGTCGACCTCTTCGAGACGGTGGACGACGCCGCGAAAGACCACGCCCACGGCGGCTACGACGAGTACTTCACGCCCGACTGGACGCAGATTACGGAGGGGCAGACCTACCTCGAGAACATCGAGCCCGACTGGTCGCCGAAGGAGTCCGGGGAGAGCGTGCTCGACCCGAGCCTGAAGCTCATGAACACCCACCTCCACCTCATGGAGGCCTTCACGACCTTCTACGAGGTCACCGGGCACGAGACGGCGCGCGAGCGCCTGCACGAGCTCCTCGACCTCCTCACGAACACCGTCGTTCGCAAACGGCTCACCGCCTGTACGGACAAGTACGAGCCGGACTGGACGCCGAAGCTCGACGACGAGGACTTCCGGGTCGTCTCCTACGGCCACGACCTCGAGAACGTCTGGCTGACGATGGAGGCCGCCGACGCCCTCGGCGTCTCGAAACACGTCTTCGCCGACCTCTACGAGCGCCTCTTCGACTTCTCTCTCGAGAACGGCTACGACGACGAACACGGCGGCTTCTACTTCTTCGGCCCGCTCGACGGACCCGCCTCCTTCCGCGTGAAGGCCTGGTGGGTCCAAGCGGAGTGCATGACGAGCGCGCTCCGCATGCACGAGTTCACCGGCGACGACCGCTACCGCGACGCCTTCGAGGAGACGTGGGGCTTCATCCGAGAGTACCACGTCGACGAGGAGTACGGCGAGTGGCACTCCGGCGTCACCGAGGCCCTCGAACCGGTCGGCCGGAAGGGCGCGATGTACAAGGGCGCGTACCACAACGGCCGCGCGCTCCTCGAATGCATCGAACACCTCGAAAACGACGACTGA
- a CDS encoding MFS transporter has protein sequence MIRRDSTPPALVVKYYLYEATATYGFFWPVFTLFLLSRDLTFAQIGLLGSLSAAASVLGEIPTGYVADRLGRRVALALGSALLSVSLVGHVVARGFPAFAALWVLWGAGRAFRSGSADAWLYDALEDRLDAADAFTRIRGRGSSVNQTVSAVSMLTAGALYAVDDRLPLVLGAVVAAAAIPVVWTFPTPETRAADAESAAGFAETLRVVRATLTAPALRRVVLYAAVVFAAVGAVDTFIQPVTTTTLGFPEAALGPLYAAFSVASAVAGYAAPRIERALSPRRALAVLPAFVAAALALPVVAPLAALPAFVAAKAGRAAVDPILGGHLNDHASAVGRATLLSAASLLYALVRVPAKPAAGALADATTPLCAVAAVGACLLFAAGLFAVSDASTGTRPQNESA, from the coding sequence GTGATTCGTCGCGACTCCACCCCGCCCGCCCTCGTCGTGAAGTACTACCTCTACGAGGCGACGGCGACCTACGGGTTCTTCTGGCCGGTGTTCACGCTGTTCTTGCTCTCCCGCGACCTCACGTTCGCGCAAATCGGGCTGCTCGGCAGTCTCTCCGCCGCCGCGAGCGTGCTCGGAGAGATTCCGACCGGCTACGTCGCCGACCGCCTCGGCCGACGGGTCGCGCTCGCGCTCGGCTCCGCGCTCCTCTCCGTCTCGCTCGTCGGACACGTCGTCGCACGCGGCTTCCCCGCGTTCGCCGCGCTCTGGGTCCTCTGGGGTGCCGGACGGGCGTTCCGCTCCGGGAGCGCCGACGCGTGGCTCTACGACGCGCTCGAGGACCGACTCGACGCCGCCGACGCGTTCACGCGAATCCGCGGCCGCGGCAGCAGCGTCAACCAGACCGTCAGCGCCGTGTCGATGCTGACGGCCGGCGCTCTCTACGCCGTCGACGACCGCCTCCCGCTCGTCCTCGGAGCCGTCGTCGCCGCCGCCGCGATTCCCGTCGTCTGGACGTTCCCCACGCCCGAAACCCGCGCTGCCGACGCCGAGAGTGCGGCCGGCTTCGCCGAGACACTGCGCGTCGTCCGCGCCACACTCACCGCTCCCGCCCTCCGCCGCGTGGTGCTCTACGCCGCGGTCGTCTTCGCCGCCGTCGGCGCGGTCGACACCTTCATCCAGCCGGTCACGACGACGACGCTCGGCTTCCCCGAGGCCGCCCTCGGTCCGCTCTACGCCGCGTTCAGCGTCGCCTCTGCGGTCGCGGGGTACGCCGCTCCGCGGATCGAACGCGCGCTCTCTCCCCGCCGCGCGCTCGCCGTCCTTCCGGCGTTCGTCGCCGCCGCCCTCGCGCTTCCCGTCGTCGCGCCGCTCGCCGCGCTCCCGGCGTTCGTCGCCGCGAAGGCCGGCCGTGCGGCCGTCGACCCGATCCTCGGCGGCCACCTCAACGACCACGCGAGCGCCGTCGGTCGCGCGACGCTCCTGAGCGCCGCGTCCCTCCTCTACGCGCTCGTCCGCGTCCCCGCGAAACCCGCGGCCGGCGCGCTCGCCGACGCCACGACACCCCTCTGCGCCGTCGCCGCAGTCGGCGCGTGCCTCCTCTTCGCCGCGGGACTCTTCGCTGTCAGCGACGCTTCGACCGGGACCCGTCCGCAGAACGAATCCGCGTAG
- a CDS encoding BolA family protein, producing the protein MELSLEDIEALIEDGIEDAEADVFRTRGPHDDDHLGATVVSPAFDGLSLVQQHQLVYDALGEHMTTDIHALELSTYTPEEYEEHAG; encoded by the coding sequence ATGGAACTCTCACTCGAAGATATCGAGGCGCTCATCGAGGACGGCATCGAGGACGCGGAGGCGGACGTCTTCCGGACGCGCGGCCCGCACGACGACGACCACCTCGGCGCGACCGTCGTGTCGCCGGCGTTCGACGGGCTGTCGCTCGTCCAGCAACACCAGCTGGTGTACGACGCGCTCGGCGAGCACATGACGACGGACATCCACGCGCTCGAACTCTCGACGTACACGCCCGAGGAGTACGAAGAGCACGCGGGGTAG
- the fen gene encoding flap endonuclease-1: MGNADLRQLAAIEDVPFEDLEGRVVAVDAHNWLYKYLTTTVKWTRDGVYTTSEGEEVANLVGIVQGLPKFFEHDLVPIFVWDGAVTELKADEIEERRAAREKREEQLEAAKEAGDRVEVARLDSQTQRLTETIHETSRELLDALDVPQVEAAAEGEAQCAWMAAEDDDVDYAGSDDYDCLLFGAPRTLRQLTSKGDPELMDLAATLDEHGLTREQLVDVAILCGTDFNEGVSGFGPKTALKAVREHGDLHAVLDAEGREMANADRIRDLFLDPPVTEEYDVDLDLDPDLDAAREYVLDEWEVDAGEVERGFARIEESLVQTGLDRWT; encoded by the coding sequence ATGGGAAACGCGGATCTCCGGCAGCTCGCCGCCATCGAAGACGTCCCCTTCGAGGACCTGGAGGGGCGCGTCGTCGCGGTGGACGCGCACAACTGGCTGTACAAGTACCTCACGACGACGGTGAAGTGGACGCGCGACGGTGTCTACACGACGAGCGAGGGCGAGGAAGTCGCGAACCTCGTTGGAATCGTGCAGGGCCTCCCGAAGTTCTTCGAGCACGACCTCGTTCCGATATTCGTCTGGGACGGCGCGGTCACGGAGCTGAAAGCGGACGAGATCGAAGAGCGGCGCGCGGCGCGCGAGAAGCGCGAGGAGCAACTCGAAGCCGCGAAGGAGGCGGGTGACCGCGTCGAGGTCGCGCGCCTCGACTCGCAGACGCAGCGGCTCACGGAGACGATTCACGAGACGAGCCGCGAGCTCCTCGACGCTCTGGACGTGCCGCAGGTCGAGGCCGCCGCGGAGGGCGAGGCGCAGTGTGCGTGGATGGCGGCCGAGGACGACGACGTGGATTACGCGGGGAGCGACGACTACGACTGCTTGCTCTTCGGCGCGCCGCGCACGCTCCGCCAGCTCACGAGCAAGGGCGACCCCGAGCTGATGGACCTCGCCGCGACCCTCGACGAGCACGGCCTGACGCGCGAGCAGCTCGTCGACGTCGCCATCCTCTGCGGCACGGACTTCAACGAGGGAGTCAGCGGCTTCGGGCCGAAGACGGCGCTGAAGGCGGTGCGAGAGCACGGCGACCTCCACGCCGTCCTCGACGCGGAGGGCCGCGAGATGGCGAACGCGGACCGCATCCGCGACCTCTTCCTCGACCCACCAGTCACGGAGGAGTACGACGTGGACCTCGACCTCGACCCGGACCTCGACGCGGCCCGCGAGTACGTCCTCGACGAGTGGGAGGTCGACGCGGGCGAAGTCGAACGCGGGTTCGCCCGCATCGAGGAGTCGCTCGTGCAGACCGGGCTCGACCGCTGGACCTGA
- a CDS encoding GNAT family N-acetyltransferase, with protein sequence MEYEVVGDPDEGPTLELDWREFAYAGKFVMSNTGKAVAREDGEVVAAVAFNADRTDGDVWWLRYVTVREGRKGEGVGPRLCAFTAAALLDGRAERVRIAVNNPFAYHALHKAGFGWTGRETGIAELVLERPAPADAAASYGEGLVRYLDRDLSDAEEAFVEERRDRGPPARVDVDEAA encoded by the coding sequence ATGGAGTACGAGGTCGTCGGCGACCCCGACGAGGGGCCGACGCTCGAACTGGACTGGCGGGAGTTCGCGTACGCGGGGAAGTTCGTGATGTCGAACACGGGGAAGGCGGTCGCGCGGGAGGACGGCGAGGTCGTCGCCGCCGTCGCGTTCAACGCCGACCGCACGGACGGCGACGTCTGGTGGCTCCGGTACGTCACCGTCCGCGAAGGCCGGAAGGGCGAGGGCGTCGGCCCGCGGCTCTGCGCGTTCACGGCCGCCGCCTTGCTCGACGGACGGGCAGAGCGCGTTCGCATCGCCGTGAACAACCCGTTCGCCTATCACGCGCTCCACAAGGCCGGGTTCGGGTGGACGGGGCGAGAGACCGGCATCGCCGAACTCGTCCTCGAACGCCCCGCGCCGGCGGACGCCGCGGCGTCGTACGGCGAAGGGCTCGTCCGCTACCTCGACCGCGACCTCAGCGACGCGGAAGAAGCCTTCGTGGAAGAACGCCGAGACCGCGGGCCGCCCGCGCGCGTTGACGTCGACGAGGCCGCGTGA
- a CDS encoding class I SAM-dependent methyltransferase — protein MHDVPLFDRLAPLYDPVMPSADVDAVRAGFANATRDVARVLDLAGGTGRVARELDEEAVVLDASREMLRRAHARGLPAVLGDARFLPIRDGAVDAIVVAEALHHLPDHDRVFRECARVLRPGGVLVVRDVDPTALRGRLFVAAERAFGFDSRFYAPDDLAARLDSAGFDAAVPEPGFTYTVTGRLAGAEP, from the coding sequence GTGCACGACGTTCCGCTCTTCGACCGGCTCGCGCCGCTCTACGACCCCGTGATGCCGTCCGCCGACGTCGACGCGGTGCGCGCGGGCTTCGCGAACGCCACGCGCGACGTCGCGCGCGTCCTCGACCTCGCCGGCGGCACCGGCCGCGTCGCCCGCGAACTCGACGAGGAAGCGGTCGTCCTCGACGCCTCCCGGGAGATGCTCCGGCGAGCGCACGCCCGCGGTCTCCCCGCCGTCCTCGGGGACGCTCGCTTCCTCCCGATCCGCGACGGCGCGGTCGACGCCATCGTCGTCGCGGAAGCCCTCCACCACCTCCCCGACCACGACCGCGTCTTCCGCGAATGCGCCCGCGTCCTCCGCCCCGGCGGCGTGCTCGTCGTCCGCGACGTCGACCCGACGGCGCTCCGCGGCCGCCTCTTCGTCGCCGCCGAACGCGCCTTCGGCTTCGACTCCCGGTTCTACGCGCCCGACGACCTCGCCGCCCGCCTCGATAGCGCCGGCTTCGACGCCGCCGTCCCCGAACCCGGCTTCACGTACACCGTCACCGGTCGTCTCGCCGGCGCGGAACCGTGA
- a CDS encoding DUF3054 domain-containing protein produces MQFASVSRTALRRYAVGDAAAILLFVIVGELQHGNPVARAAVAVLPFAAAWALAAYGLGVYASDTETSLRANLGRVAAAWALADVLAQVIRVAVGEAAPGGALVLFAAVTYLFGVLFLGVWRVAALAIAAYRD; encoded by the coding sequence ATGCAGTTCGCTTCCGTCTCCCGAACGGCGCTCCGCCGGTACGCCGTCGGCGACGCCGCCGCCATCCTCCTGTTCGTGATCGTCGGAGAGCTCCAGCACGGCAACCCGGTCGCGCGCGCCGCGGTCGCCGTCCTCCCCTTCGCCGCCGCGTGGGCCCTCGCCGCCTACGGCCTCGGCGTGTACGCGAGCGACACCGAGACGTCACTCCGCGCGAACCTCGGCCGCGTCGCCGCCGCGTGGGCCCTCGCCGACGTCCTCGCCCAAGTCATCCGCGTCGCCGTCGGCGAGGCCGCTCCCGGCGGCGCGCTCGTCCTCTTCGCGGCCGTCACCTACCTCTTCGGGGTCCTCTTCCTCGGTGTCTGGCGCGTCGCCGCGCTCGCCATCGCCGCCTACCGCGACTGA
- a CDS encoding ornithine cyclodeaminase family protein produces the protein MPTFRYLSSADVDDLAEPADYVDVVRDAYRQRGEGAPAEPRTRLPSEDPPGFFTSYAARLPDTGAMGGYMYSGGFSSRDAFFMTPLFDAHSGEPLALLDGASMNPFKTGATGAVGVDALAREDASTVAVIGSGAQARGQLRCTAAVRDLDTVWVYSPTKEHREAFAGDTNAELDAAVAAVASSDAAVEDADIVITATNASSPVFDGDALEAGAHVTAMGQYTPGKNELDTTTVERAKYVVDLEARATQDAGSWLNALDEGVVEEDDLYGELGDIVAGDIPGRETEDEVTVFDSGGTGIETAAAAHMLYERAVEKGRGTDLELAAASDALTGE, from the coding sequence ATGCCTACGTTCCGGTATCTGAGCAGTGCGGACGTCGACGACCTCGCGGAACCCGCGGACTACGTCGACGTCGTCCGCGACGCCTACCGCCAGCGCGGCGAGGGCGCGCCCGCCGAACCCCGAACGCGCCTGCCGAGCGAGGACCCGCCCGGGTTCTTCACGAGCTACGCCGCGCGCCTCCCCGACACCGGCGCGATGGGCGGCTACATGTACAGCGGCGGGTTCAGCTCCCGGGACGCCTTCTTCATGACGCCGCTCTTCGACGCCCACTCCGGCGAACCGCTCGCCCTTCTCGACGGCGCGAGCATGAACCCCTTCAAAACTGGTGCGACCGGTGCCGTCGGCGTCGACGCGCTCGCCCGCGAGGACGCGTCCACCGTCGCCGTCATCGGGAGCGGCGCGCAGGCCCGCGGCCAACTCCGCTGCACCGCGGCAGTCCGCGACCTCGACACCGTCTGGGTCTACTCCCCGACGAAAGAACACCGCGAGGCGTTCGCGGGCGACACGAACGCGGAACTCGACGCCGCCGTCGCCGCCGTCGCGTCCAGCGACGCCGCCGTCGAGGACGCCGACATCGTCATCACCGCGACCAACGCCTCCAGCCCCGTCTTCGACGGCGACGCGCTCGAAGCCGGCGCGCACGTCACCGCGATGGGCCAGTACACGCCCGGGAAGAACGAGCTCGACACGACCACCGTCGAACGCGCGAAGTACGTCGTCGACCTCGAAGCCCGCGCCACACAGGACGCCGGCTCCTGGCTCAACGCCCTCGACGAAGGCGTCGTCGAGGAAGACGACCTCTACGGCGAACTCGGCGACATCGTCGCCGGCGACATCCCCGGCCGCGAGACCGAGGACGAAGTCACCGTCTTCGACTCCGGCGGGACCGGCATCGAGACCGCCGCCGCCGCCCACATGCTCTACGAGCGCGCCGTCGAGAAGGGACGAGGCACCGACCTCGAACTCGCCGCCGCGAGCGACGCCCTCACCGGCGAATAA
- a CDS encoding presenilin family intramembrane aspartyl protease PSH — MNQRQRVSVAVVGTAALFLAVQLGALALVGPFEAAGYQTVPNPQDPTNSLLYVGVLLVATAGILAAIKLGGESILRYFIVATSGLVTAYVFSVVLPPLAVAGANVTPWVGAAVVMGALLFHPEWYVLDAAGVLMGMGAAGLFGISFGILPAIILLSLLAIYDAISVYRTKHMLTLASGVMRLRVPVLLVIPVTLGYSYLEEAEEMAERTDDQAAADDGEPEADADGDGDAGGDATAADGEGEEADEGFERDALFIGLGDAVMPTILVASAAFFLDAPAVLGVELPALGAIVGTLAGLMVLLRMVLKGRAHAGLPLLNGGAIFGYLVGALLSGYGLVGALGLGPYL; from the coding sequence ATGAATCAGCGTCAGCGAGTCTCCGTCGCCGTCGTCGGCACCGCCGCGCTCTTTCTCGCGGTGCAGCTCGGCGCGCTCGCGCTCGTCGGCCCGTTCGAGGCCGCGGGCTACCAGACCGTGCCGAACCCGCAGGACCCGACGAACAGCCTCCTCTACGTCGGCGTGCTTCTCGTCGCGACCGCCGGCATTCTCGCCGCGATCAAGCTCGGCGGCGAGTCCATCCTCCGCTACTTCATCGTCGCGACGAGCGGGCTCGTGACGGCGTACGTCTTCTCGGTCGTCCTCCCGCCGCTCGCGGTCGCGGGCGCGAACGTCACGCCGTGGGTCGGCGCGGCCGTCGTGATGGGCGCGCTCCTCTTCCACCCGGAGTGGTACGTCCTCGACGCCGCCGGCGTCCTGATGGGGATGGGCGCGGCCGGTCTCTTCGGCATCAGCTTCGGTATCCTCCCGGCCATCATCCTGCTGTCGCTCCTCGCGATATACGACGCCATCAGCGTCTATCGGACGAAGCACATGCTCACGCTCGCGTCGGGCGTGATGCGGCTCAGAGTCCCCGTCCTCCTCGTCATCCCCGTGACGCTCGGCTACTCCTACCTCGAAGAGGCCGAAGAGATGGCGGAACGCACGGACGACCAGGCCGCCGCCGACGACGGCGAACCCGAAGCCGACGCTGACGGTGACGGTGACGCTGGTGGCGACGCGACGGCTGCTGACGGCGAGGGCGAGGAGGCGGACGAGGGCTTCGAGCGGGACGCGCTCTTCATCGGGCTCGGCGACGCGGTGATGCCGACGATTCTGGTGGCGAGCGCGGCGTTCTTCCTCGACGCGCCGGCGGTGCTCGGCGTCGAGCTCCCGGCGCTCGGCGCGATCGTCGGGACGCTGGCGGGGCTCATGGTCCTCCTCCGGATGGTCCTGAAGGGCCGCGCGCACGCCGGTCTCCCGCTCCTCAACGGCGGCGCGATCTTCGGCTATCTCGTCGGCGCGCTCCTCTCCGGCTACGGCCTCGTCGGCGCGCTCGGACTCGGGCCGTACCTGTAG
- a CDS encoding H/ACA ribonucleoprotein complex subunit GAR1 translates to MKKAGEGVRTAQGLLVVRAPGEDHADIGDFLLDDQLDEIGRVVDVFGPVDRPYVAVTPNAGERPASYLGKSLYRR, encoded by the coding sequence ATGAAGAAGGCAGGCGAGGGCGTTCGCACCGCCCAAGGCCTCCTCGTCGTCCGCGCCCCTGGCGAGGACCACGCGGACATCGGCGACTTCCTCCTCGACGACCAGCTCGACGAGATCGGGCGCGTCGTCGACGTCTTCGGCCCCGTCGACCGGCCGTACGTCGCCGTCACGCCGAACGCCGGCGAGCGTCCCGCGAGCTACCTCGGGAAGTCCCTCTACCGACGCTAG
- the srp19 gene encoding signal recognition particle subunit SRP19, protein MVENVIWPAYLDAERTRSEGRRVSLGLAVGEPTVDEIAEAVRQVGYDAVIEREKTYSRAPWRADGRVLVKDADDAGKSDLLQAVAAYVGALRS, encoded by the coding sequence ATGGTCGAGAACGTTATCTGGCCCGCGTACCTCGACGCGGAGCGAACGCGCAGCGAGGGGCGGCGGGTGTCGCTCGGACTCGCCGTCGGCGAACCGACCGTGGACGAGATCGCCGAAGCCGTCCGGCAGGTCGGCTACGACGCCGTCATCGAACGCGAGAAGACGTACTCGCGCGCGCCGTGGCGCGCCGACGGCCGCGTGCTCGTGAAGGACGCCGACGACGCCGGGAAGTCCGACCTCCTCCAGGCCGTCGCCGCGTACGTCGGCGCGCTCCGCAGCTGA